One genomic segment of Paenibacillus durus includes these proteins:
- the murA gene encoding UDP-N-acetylglucosamine 1-carboxyvinyltransferase — MDKLVIEGGIPLSGTIRIHGAKNAALPILAASLLAEGVHSLHNVPKLLDIETMLAIMERLGCKAGHEGDTVTVDTSSACSSHVPEDLMKQMRSSIFLMGPLLARFGEVTIYQPGGCAIGERKIDLHLRGLQSLGAEIEEASGKISCRADRLKGCDIHLDYPSVGATENIMMAAATAEGTTTISGAAREPEIQDLQNFLNHMGASIIGAGTDTITIQGVQKLKSCSYEVIPDRIVAGTVMIAAAATRGDVTLTHVNAGHLNSLIHVLKRAGVQITVCNDIISISCMGRPRSVERIVTSPYPSFPTDLQSQIMVLLALADGFSVIKETVFEGRFKHVEEMVRMGADISTDLNRAFIRGVKRLYGATVEATDLRAGAALVIAGLAAQGTTIVEQAHHIDRGYDGIELLFQKLGARISRKTPVPGPIDLAN; from the coding sequence TTGGACAAATTGGTGATTGAGGGTGGAATTCCCCTGTCAGGCACCATACGTATCCATGGAGCAAAAAACGCGGCGCTGCCCATACTAGCGGCGAGCCTGCTGGCCGAAGGCGTTCACTCGCTGCATAATGTGCCAAAGCTGCTGGACATCGAAACGATGCTTGCGATTATGGAGCGGCTCGGCTGCAAGGCTGGACATGAAGGGGATACGGTAACGGTGGATACATCGTCTGCCTGTTCATCCCATGTTCCGGAAGATTTGATGAAGCAAATGAGATCATCCATCTTCCTGATGGGACCGCTGCTGGCAAGGTTCGGCGAAGTAACGATCTATCAGCCGGGAGGATGTGCAATCGGCGAACGCAAGATCGATCTGCATCTGCGAGGGCTGCAGTCTCTAGGGGCAGAGATTGAGGAAGCGAGCGGGAAAATCTCCTGCCGGGCGGATCGGCTTAAGGGCTGCGACATTCACCTGGATTATCCGAGCGTAGGCGCGACGGAGAACATTATGATGGCCGCCGCGACCGCAGAGGGAACCACGACGATTTCCGGAGCGGCCCGTGAGCCGGAGATACAGGATCTGCAGAACTTCTTGAACCATATGGGGGCCTCGATTATCGGAGCGGGCACCGATACGATTACAATACAGGGCGTACAAAAGCTGAAGTCCTGCAGCTATGAAGTTATTCCCGACCGGATTGTCGCGGGAACGGTCATGATCGCCGCAGCGGCTACCCGGGGAGACGTCACGCTTACGCACGTCAACGCGGGTCATCTGAATTCGCTGATCCATGTCCTGAAGCGCGCCGGTGTTCAAATCACAGTGTGCAATGATATAATCAGTATAAGTTGTATGGGGCGCCCCCGGTCGGTAGAACGCATTGTGACTTCGCCCTATCCGTCTTTTCCGACGGATCTTCAGTCCCAAATCATGGTGCTGCTTGCACTGGCGGACGGTTTCAGCGTCATCAAGGAGACCGTGTTTGAAGGCAGATTCAAGCATGTTGAGGAAATGGTACGGATGGGAGCCGATATTTCGACCGATTTGAACCGTGCATTTATCCGCGGCGTCAAACGGCTCTATGGCGCCACTGTAGAAGCAACCGATCTCCGGGCCGGGGCGGCGCTTGTCATTGCGGGACTGGCCGCTCAAGGAACAACCATCGTCGAGCAGGCCCATCATATTGATAGAGGTTACGACGGCATTGAGCTGCTGTTTCAGAAGCTTGGCGCCCGGATCAGCCGCAAGACGCCAGTGCCGGGGCCGATTGATCTGGCAAATTAA
- a CDS encoding cell division protein FtsQ/DivIB, with protein MSNTRLPVLQEDKPKKKRSRKVTVILLLLFIALLGVIFFRSPASRITEIDFRGSKYSTPEELLRQSGLKKGGQFFAVSKGDVEKSLLELNTVQQATVDKHFPGVVTVQIKEFPAVAYEIDPSGSLKAILSSGATVSIDESGIAVEKPILTGWKASDPYKARLCGVLAEIPNALTSDISEIVPSPTLSFPDRIKLYTRSHFEVTTAVSLLKDKVEYLNQVIETKEPGMITMLEADSYVPFAGSSEVQENAEE; from the coding sequence ATGTCAAATACCCGACTGCCTGTTCTGCAAGAGGACAAGCCCAAGAAAAAAAGAAGCCGTAAAGTTACGGTGATCCTGCTGCTGCTGTTTATCGCACTGCTTGGCGTTATCTTTTTTCGTTCGCCGGCCAGCCGAATTACGGAGATCGATTTCCGCGGCAGCAAATACTCTACCCCGGAAGAGCTGCTTCGGCAAAGCGGCCTCAAGAAGGGCGGGCAGTTTTTTGCCGTATCCAAAGGTGATGTGGAGAAATCGCTGCTTGAGCTGAATACGGTGCAGCAGGCGACGGTGGACAAGCATTTCCCCGGCGTCGTTACCGTACAGATTAAGGAGTTTCCGGCTGTTGCTTACGAGATTGATCCAAGCGGGAGCCTGAAGGCAATCCTCTCCAGCGGCGCGACGGTTTCCATCGATGAGAGCGGGATTGCTGTGGAGAAGCCCATTCTGACGGGCTGGAAGGCTTCCGATCCTTATAAGGCTAGGCTGTGCGGGGTGCTGGCGGAAATACCGAACGCGCTGACCAGCGATATATCCGAGATCGTTCCTTCGCCTACGCTTTCTTTTCCGGACCGGATCAAGCTGTATACCCGTTCGCACTTTGAAGTGACTACGGCCGTCTCGCTGCTGAAAGACAAGGTGGAGTACTTGAATCAGGTTATCGAAACGAAAGAGCCGGGCATGATTACGATGCTTGAAGCGGATTCCTATGTGCCCTTTGCCGGCAGTAGTGAGGTACAAGAAAACGCGGAAGAATAA
- the spoIIGA gene encoding sigma-E processing peptidase SpoIIGA, with product MVVYIDLIFAANLLIDAALLWLTGWMIKVRIKWLRLWLSALVGALYVVMMFVPELSFMYTFLIKFGLSVVMLWVAFGYPSLQGFFRSMGAFYMINFAAAGGILGVHYLLQSSGDIWNGILYTATGGYAYRLKIGFWFVLLILLLVLCCYKAVHSSRARREKLEAYIGMVQVEIDGVTVTCPGLLDTGNRLYDPLTKTPVMVMEASLWEEYLPKEWKGRLSQEGADQLLLETDGQSFRWQDRLRLVPYRGVNRGASFMLALKPDHVAVTLGGETALHRKVLIGLDGGTLSGDGAYRAIIHPDLAQGEAAAEPGGVA from the coding sequence ATGGTAGTTTATATCGACTTGATTTTTGCCGCCAATCTGCTGATCGACGCGGCGCTGCTCTGGCTGACCGGCTGGATGATCAAGGTGAGGATCAAGTGGTTGCGGCTGTGGTTATCCGCTCTAGTTGGTGCGCTCTATGTCGTTATGATGTTTGTGCCGGAGCTTTCCTTCATGTACACCTTTTTGATCAAGTTCGGCTTGTCGGTCGTTATGCTCTGGGTCGCTTTCGGTTATCCCAGTCTGCAGGGCTTCTTCCGGAGTATGGGGGCCTTTTATATGATTAACTTTGCAGCGGCGGGCGGCATTCTGGGTGTACATTATCTGCTCCAAAGCTCTGGTGATATCTGGAACGGGATCTTGTATACGGCGACGGGAGGATATGCGTACCGGCTGAAAATCGGGTTTTGGTTTGTGTTGTTGATCCTGCTGCTGGTGCTGTGCTGTTACAAAGCCGTTCATTCCTCCCGCGCGCGAAGAGAGAAGCTTGAAGCTTATATCGGCATGGTGCAGGTGGAGATCGACGGCGTGACGGTCACCTGCCCCGGACTGCTCGATACCGGCAACAGGCTGTACGATCCTCTGACAAAAACCCCCGTTATGGTCATGGAGGCCTCGTTATGGGAGGAGTATTTGCCAAAGGAATGGAAAGGACGTCTATCCCAGGAGGGGGCGGATCAGCTGCTTTTAGAAACGGACGGGCAGTCCTTTAGATGGCAGGACCGGCTTAGACTGGTCCCCTACCGCGGAGTGAACAGGGGAGCGTCATTTATGCTCGCGTTAAAGCCTGACCATGTTGCCGTAACGCTTGGCGGAGAGACTGCCCTGCACCGCAAGGTGCTGATCGGCCTTGACGGCGGGACGCTGTCCGGAGACGGAGCCTACCGGGCGATTATCCATCCGGATCTGGCACAGGGAGAAGCTGCCGCTGAGCCGGGAGGAGTCGCTTGA
- the ftsZ gene encoding cell division protein FtsZ, translating to MLEFDFEMESLAQIKVIGVGGGGSNAVNRMIENGVQGVEFITVNTDAQALHMAKSEHKLQIGDKLTRGLGAGANPEVGKKAAEESRDLISNTLKGADMVFVTAGMGGGTGTGAAPVIAEIAKECGALTVGVVTRPFTFEGRKRSTQAELGIEALKEKVDTLIVIPNDRLLEIVDKKTPMLEAFREADNVLRQAVQGISDLIAVPGLINLDFADVKTIMTERGSALMGIGIATGENRASEAARKAIMSPLLETSIEGARGVIMNITGGSNLSLYEVNEAAEIVTSASDPEVNMIFGAIIEESMKDEIKVTVIATGFETKAAPAAPGRRPSSNQTEQAADKTNNLRPFGNQMSPDQLDIPTFLRNRSRGNND from the coding sequence ATGTTGGAATTTGATTTTGAAATGGAGAGCCTGGCGCAAATTAAGGTCATCGGCGTTGGCGGCGGCGGCAGCAATGCAGTCAACCGGATGATTGAAAACGGCGTGCAGGGCGTAGAGTTCATCACGGTTAATACGGACGCCCAGGCGCTGCATATGGCCAAATCGGAACATAAATTGCAAATCGGGGACAAACTGACCCGCGGCTTGGGCGCTGGCGCCAATCCGGAGGTCGGGAAGAAAGCGGCCGAAGAATCCCGCGATCTGATTTCGAATACTTTAAAGGGAGCCGACATGGTGTTCGTTACCGCTGGGATGGGCGGTGGAACAGGCACAGGAGCTGCGCCGGTGATCGCCGAAATCGCCAAGGAATGCGGAGCGCTTACTGTTGGCGTAGTAACCCGCCCTTTCACCTTTGAAGGCCGTAAGCGTTCCACGCAGGCAGAGCTTGGCATCGAAGCGCTCAAGGAAAAAGTCGACACGCTTATCGTCATTCCCAATGACCGTCTCCTCGAAATCGTAGATAAGAAGACCCCGATGCTGGAGGCGTTCCGCGAAGCGGATAACGTGCTGAGACAGGCGGTACAGGGTATATCCGACCTGATCGCCGTTCCCGGTCTGATCAACCTTGACTTTGCCGATGTCAAGACGATCATGACGGAACGTGGCTCGGCACTGATGGGCATCGGAATCGCAACCGGCGAGAACCGTGCTTCCGAAGCAGCTCGCAAGGCGATTATGAGCCCGCTCCTTGAGACTTCGATTGAAGGCGCGCGCGGTGTCATCATGAACATTACTGGCGGCTCCAATCTGTCGCTGTATGAAGTTAACGAAGCGGCGGAGATTGTCACCTCTGCTTCCGACCCTGAAGTCAACATGATCTTCGGTGCGATTATCGAAGAGAGCATGAAGGATGAGATCAAGGTGACGGTTATCGCTACCGGTTTCGAAACCAAAGCTGCTCCTGCCGCGCCGGGACGCCGTCCGTCTTCGAACCAGACCGAGCAGGCAGCGGACAAGACGAATAATCTTCGTCCGTTCGGCAACCAAATGAGCCCAGACCAGTTGGACATTCCGACTTTCCTGCGCAACCGTTCACGGGGCAATAACGACTGA
- the ftsA gene encoding cell division protein FtsA has translation MSNNDIIVSLDIGTSKVRAIIGEVTNGTLNIIGVGSADSEGIRKGAIVDIDQTVQSIKSAVEHAEQMVGIQISEVYVGISGNHIGLQSSHGVVAVQNEDREIGEEDILRVLKAAEVIALPPEREVIDVVAKQYIVDGLEGIQDPRGMIGVRLEVEATIVTGAKTPIHNLLRCVEKSGLKVKDLVLMSLGAGGLALSKDEKSRGAVLVDIGAGATTIAVYEEGSLTATSTIPIGGEFVTNDIAYGLRTLTDQAEKVKLKYGCAWIDDAASEVVFKVLRIGSNVEKEFNQEDLAAIIEPRVQEIFHLIRQEVKRLGYNDLPGGYILTGGTVSMPGVLKAAQAELSASVRVAVPDYIGVRDPGFTSGVGILHHVVRSFRGRSSGAVASANKKTAGRSKPNAAPSQETAPKQGFVERLKNIFSDFI, from the coding sequence TTGAGCAACAATGACATCATTGTTAGTTTGGACATCGGTACATCCAAAGTTCGGGCAATTATAGGGGAAGTTACTAATGGAACCTTGAATATTATCGGTGTCGGATCTGCCGACTCGGAGGGTATACGCAAGGGTGCGATTGTAGATATCGACCAGACAGTCCAGTCCATCAAGAGCGCTGTTGAACACGCTGAGCAGATGGTGGGCATTCAAATATCCGAAGTGTATGTCGGCATTTCCGGCAATCATATCGGTCTGCAATCCAGCCACGGTGTAGTAGCCGTCCAGAACGAAGATCGCGAAATCGGCGAAGAGGATATCCTGCGCGTTCTCAAAGCCGCGGAAGTTATTGCGCTGCCGCCGGAGCGTGAGGTGATCGACGTCGTCGCCAAGCAATATATCGTCGATGGTCTTGAAGGGATTCAGGACCCGCGCGGAATGATAGGTGTCCGCCTCGAAGTGGAGGCCACCATCGTTACCGGAGCCAAGACGCCAATACATAACCTGCTGCGCTGTGTGGAGAAATCAGGGCTGAAAGTTAAGGACCTTGTGCTGATGTCTCTTGGAGCGGGCGGGTTAGCGCTTTCCAAGGACGAGAAGTCCAGGGGAGCGGTGCTGGTGGATATCGGAGCAGGCGCAACGACGATAGCCGTATATGAAGAAGGTTCCCTTACTGCAACCTCAACGATTCCGATCGGCGGAGAATTTGTAACGAATGATATCGCCTACGGACTGCGTACGCTGACCGACCAGGCAGAGAAAGTCAAGCTCAAATACGGATGTGCGTGGATTGACGATGCGGCCTCCGAAGTGGTCTTCAAGGTGCTGAGAATCGGCAGCAACGTCGAGAAGGAGTTTAATCAGGAGGATCTGGCGGCGATCATCGAGCCGCGCGTCCAGGAGATTTTCCACCTGATTCGTCAGGAAGTGAAAAGATTAGGTTACAACGACCTCCCGGGAGGTTATATACTAACTGGCGGCACTGTATCGATGCCAGGTGTATTAAAGGCGGCGCAAGCTGAATTGTCCGCATCCGTCCGGGTTGCCGTTCCCGACTACATCGGGGTAAGAGATCCCGGATTTACCAGCGGCGTCGGCATATTACACCATGTTGTCCGCAGCTTCCGGGGACGCAGCAGCGGCGCGGTTGCGAGTGCGAACAAGAAGACGGCGGGCCGCAGCAAGCCAAACGCCGCACCAAGCCAGGAGACCGCTCCGAAGCAGGGATTTGTGGAGCGTCTAAAAAATATTTTCAGCGATTTCATATAG